In the genome of Marispirochaeta sp., one region contains:
- a CDS encoding aldolase/citrate lyase family protein — translation MTLKEKMKKGPVFGMACFTGVSSVIESMGYHGLDFVYLDLEHTPWMLSGDFEKQIMAARIAGISVLVRMADNDEVAIRKVLEWGAEGVVIPHCRSAGDAEESVRAAKFSPAGRRGGESNVRAARFGSPGFDWNRYIESQNKDTLVIPMDEDFEFTENIDEILSVQGIDAINFGPIDYAISLNLPIGYSMDGKVKAAFDTLVKKSREKGIGVLGPVVPPNKENIQAAIRNGYTMLILGNDMWHFQGSLKNMMKESVSSFISERDSSIHKGGDESSCIKGHF, via the coding sequence ATGACCTTGAAAGAAAAAATGAAAAAAGGTCCGGTTTTTGGAATGGCCTGTTTTACGGGTGTTTCCAGTGTCATTGAATCGATGGGATATCATGGACTGGATTTTGTGTATCTTGATCTGGAACATACCCCATGGATGCTCAGCGGGGATTTTGAAAAGCAAATCATGGCTGCCCGGATTGCCGGTATTTCTGTTCTGGTCAGGATGGCGGATAACGATGAAGTTGCAATAAGAAAGGTGCTTGAATGGGGAGCAGAGGGAGTTGTTATCCCTCATTGCCGTTCAGCCGGAGATGCAGAAGAGTCGGTTCGTGCAGCCAAGTTCTCCCCCGCAGGGCGCCGTGGAGGCGAAAGCAATGTACGAGCTGCCAGATTTGGTTCTCCCGGCTTCGACTGGAACAGGTATATTGAATCTCAAAACAAAGATACTCTTGTGATCCCAATGGACGAAGATTTCGAGTTTACTGAAAATATCGATGAGATACTGTCTGTTCAGGGAATTGACGCTATAAATTTCGGTCCAATTGATTACGCTATCTCTCTCAACCTTCCTATCGGCTATTCGATGGATGGGAAGGTCAAAGCAGCATTTGATACTCTTGTCAAGAAATCCCGTGAGAAAGGAATAGGAGTTCTCGGTCCTGTTGTCCCCCCGAATAAGGAAAACATTCAAGCCGCTATTCGCAATGGATATACCATGCTCATCCTTGGTAATGATATGTGGCATTTTCAGGGGTCCCTGAAAAATATGATGAAAGAATCTGTAAGCTCTTTCATTTCTGAACGGGATAGTTCAATACATAAAGGTGGTGATGAAAGTTCTTGTATAAAAGGACATTTTTAG
- a CDS encoding FAD-dependent protein — MAHPHIGSDNLYALVQNGRRDLQNRGVDVRFNSRVTDLLIKNGRCAGVRTENDEYPADISLLAPGHSAFPLFRVLNSRGAVLQSKGFSLGFRMEHPRELINHARWGRESVPGLKAAEYRLAAKSESGRGIYTFCMCPGGSVVPAAWKEDLNIVNGVSMYGRNSPWSNAAVLAAVKPEEVFPAATDPMAVLNSLEALEARAFELVGACQVPASLPGNLLSGRVSDSLPASSYPFKTLAMDYRLLYPEWLLKDLSDGIARFSRQIRGYETGLILGLETTSSAALKILRSDSGEIIGIPGLYIAGEGSGSAGGIMSSAVDGLKTALAAMEQG; from the coding sequence ATGGCTCATCCCCATATTGGCAGTGATAATCTCTATGCCCTGGTCCAGAATGGTCGACGGGACCTGCAGAACCGGGGAGTGGATGTCCGTTTCAACAGCCGTGTTACTGACCTGCTCATAAAAAACGGACGCTGTGCAGGAGTACGGACAGAGAATGATGAATATCCGGCGGATATAAGCCTGTTGGCCCCGGGACACTCGGCTTTTCCCCTGTTTCGCGTTCTGAACAGCCGGGGAGCAGTCCTTCAAAGCAAGGGCTTTTCCCTCGGATTCAGGATGGAGCATCCCCGGGAGCTGATTAACCACGCCCGATGGGGCCGGGAATCGGTCCCCGGACTTAAGGCTGCCGAATACCGCTTGGCTGCGAAATCCGAATCCGGGCGCGGGATTTACACCTTCTGTATGTGTCCGGGGGGCAGCGTTGTGCCGGCAGCCTGGAAAGAAGACCTTAATATTGTAAACGGAGTATCCATGTACGGCCGGAACAGTCCCTGGTCCAACGCTGCGGTTCTGGCAGCTGTTAAACCGGAAGAGGTATTCCCTGCTGCTACGGACCCCATGGCGGTGCTGAACAGTCTTGAAGCCCTGGAAGCACGGGCTTTCGAACTTGTGGGAGCCTGCCAGGTCCCGGCTTCGCTTCCCGGGAATCTGCTTTCCGGCAGAGTGTCGGATTCTCTTCCTGCATCAAGCTATCCCTTCAAGACCCTGGCCATGGATTACCGGCTGCTCTATCCTGAATGGCTGCTTAAGGACCTTTCAGATGGAATAGCCCGATTTTCCCGTCAGATTCGAGGCTATGAGACTGGTCTGATCCTGGGACTTGAAACGACAAGTTCCGCAGCCTTGAAGATTCTTCGCAGCGATTCCGGAGAGATTATCGGAATTCCCGGTCTCTATATTGCCGGTGAAGGCAGCGGATCAGCCGGCGGTATTATGAGTTCTGCTGTGGACGGGCTTAAAACTGCACTGGCAGCAATGGAACAGGGTTAA
- a CDS encoding alpha/beta fold hydrolase, which translates to MILLHGLFASKDNFHSLSRRLSHQFTVYALDLRNHGESFHDPEMSYQGMAADTAAFIEELGLGPAAVFGHSIGGKVAMELALSQPVLISALVVEDIAPKQYPPRLAREVQALAELPVTDFTTRPEAEKWMIGKLANPAVARFLMKNLVSAEGGGYFLRLNIEAIQSNLDTLLDFPSSSRSFQGPALFIRGGSSDYIQDDDFSLITRYFPNSHVETLDGATHWVHAEQPDAVADLVLDFF; encoded by the coding sequence CTGATCCTGCTCCATGGGCTGTTTGCTTCCAAGGATAACTTTCACAGCCTTTCCCGGAGGCTTTCTCATCAGTTTACCGTGTACGCTCTGGATCTGCGGAATCACGGAGAGTCTTTTCACGATCCGGAAATGAGCTATCAGGGAATGGCCGCGGATACAGCCGCCTTTATCGAGGAGTTGGGGCTTGGTCCGGCGGCGGTATTTGGACACTCGATAGGCGGGAAGGTTGCAATGGAGCTTGCCCTTTCACAGCCGGTTCTGATCAGCGCTCTGGTAGTGGAGGATATTGCTCCCAAACAGTATCCTCCGCGCCTGGCGCGGGAGGTACAGGCTTTAGCTGAGCTTCCTGTGACGGATTTTACAACCCGTCCGGAGGCCGAGAAATGGATGATCGGCAAGCTGGCAAACCCGGCTGTTGCCCGCTTTCTTATGAAAAACCTGGTATCCGCGGAAGGCGGCGGTTATTTCCTGCGGCTGAATATTGAAGCGATTCAGAGTAATCTTGATACTCTTCTCGATTTTCCTTCTTCTTCCCGGAGCTTCCAGGGGCCAGCGCTCTTTATCCGGGGCGGTTCATCGGACTACATACAGGATGATGATTTTTCCCTGATTACCCGTTATTTTCCCAATTCACATGTTGAAACCCTTGATGGTGCTACTCACTGGGTTCATGCAGAACAACCGGACGCAGTGGCTGATCTGGTCCTCGATTTCTTTTAA
- a CDS encoding HAD hydrolase-like protein, giving the protein MGIVPGTGSLIAPVELATGSKAYFVGKPNPLMMRHALKRLGCRREETIIIGDRMDTDIIAGIESEIETMLVLSGVTSREEIAEFAYHPHFIFDNVGAFI; this is encoded by the coding sequence GTGGGAATCGTCCCCGGTACGGGCTCCTTGATTGCTCCTGTCGAGCTTGCCACAGGATCGAAGGCCTATTTTGTCGGCAAGCCGAATCCTCTGATGATGCGTCACGCCTTGAAGCGGCTGGGATGCCGCCGGGAAGAGACAATCATCATAGGAGATCGTATGGATACGGATATTATTGCCGGGATTGAATCTGAAATTGAGACAATGCTGGTTCTTTCGGGTGTCACCAGCCGCGAAGAGATAGCCGAATTTGCATATCACCCCCATTTTATCTTTGACAATGTGGGTGCATTTATATGA
- the ispH gene encoding 4-hydroxy-3-methylbut-2-enyl diphosphate reductase, which produces MSVIYARKMGFCMGVRRAVALIDEEIQGQNTVPLATYGPLIHNPQVVASYEARGVRSITDPSQAQAGDRVVIRAHGVPGSVRRSLEERGAWIVDATCPKVALSIRKARQAEAEGRQVLLVGDAGHGEMLAVAGSLNHPAAAMVIANLEDARQVTLAAKVTIIAQTTFDEEIYRQIAEIICSRVDDCRVESSICPATRSRQEAVRELAEQVDGIVVIGGKNSANTRRLYEIALSTGVPAWHVEGPEDVPPEAGELKIIGISAGASTPDESIHQTADRVLEMQGEK; this is translated from the coding sequence ATGTCTGTTATTTATGCCCGGAAGATGGGTTTTTGCATGGGAGTCCGAAGAGCGGTCGCCCTTATAGACGAAGAGATACAAGGGCAGAACACAGTTCCCTTGGCGACCTACGGTCCTTTGATCCATAATCCACAGGTCGTCGCTTCTTACGAAGCCAGGGGAGTCCGCAGTATTACAGATCCGTCGCAGGCTCAAGCAGGCGACCGTGTCGTTATTCGCGCCCATGGGGTCCCCGGCAGTGTGCGTCGTTCTCTGGAGGAGCGGGGCGCATGGATTGTCGACGCGACCTGCCCAAAGGTTGCTCTTTCCATTCGAAAAGCCAGGCAGGCAGAGGCCGAAGGCCGGCAGGTACTGCTGGTTGGAGACGCCGGGCACGGAGAAATGCTTGCGGTGGCAGGATCCCTGAATCATCCTGCAGCGGCCATGGTTATTGCGAACCTTGAAGATGCCCGGCAAGTCACTCTGGCCGCGAAAGTGACCATAATTGCACAAACGACCTTTGATGAGGAGATCTACCGGCAGATTGCTGAAATAATCTGCTCCCGTGTAGACGACTGCCGGGTGGAATCCTCAATTTGCCCTGCCACACGTTCCCGTCAGGAAGCCGTGCGGGAGCTCGCAGAGCAGGTTGACGGCATTGTTGTGATCGGAGGCAAAAACAGCGCCAATACCCGCAGACTCTACGAGATTGCCCTTTCCACAGGCGTTCCTGCCTGGCATGTGGAAGGGCCGGAGGATGTTCCCCCTGAGGCAGGGGAGCTGAAGATTATTGGAATCAGTGCCGGGGCATCGACCCCCGATGAGAGCATCCATCAGACCGCGGACCGCGTCCTTGAAATGCAGGGAGAAAAGTGA
- a CDS encoding KamA family radical SAM protein, whose protein sequence is MLRSSIPLLPEEEAYFASKNGNRVLPLRITPHYLKLIQNDSTGALRRMAIPRIEELSTRDYETPDPLHEEPFEKVPRCIHRYTDRVLVLITDTCALYCRHCFRRRFTGENKGMLSETEIQAIRGYIESHPEVRELILSGGDPLMVPDSKLEQIFQMLGTAGNIAVMRISSRVPVVLPSRLTGSLVEMLSRYRPIWMVLHINHPAEVSPRFADGIRMLAESGIPLVSQTVLLKGVNDSVKTLAELFYRLIALGVKPYYLFQGDLAPGTSHLRVSLSRGLELFKELGSQISGLALPHYAMDLPDGGGKVRLGAGSIADVRGGEYHITSVDGRFFRYPVEQD, encoded by the coding sequence ATGCTCAGGAGCAGCATCCCGCTTCTCCCTGAAGAAGAGGCATACTTTGCTTCAAAGAATGGAAACAGGGTCCTTCCCCTGCGCATTACCCCCCATTATCTGAAGCTTATTCAAAATGATTCCACCGGTGCCCTGCGACGTATGGCGATACCCCGTATAGAAGAGTTGTCGACACGTGACTATGAGACTCCGGATCCACTGCATGAAGAGCCCTTTGAGAAGGTTCCCCGCTGTATACACCGTTATACCGACCGGGTCCTGGTGCTGATCACCGATACCTGTGCTCTCTACTGCCGTCACTGCTTCAGGCGCCGCTTTACGGGTGAGAACAAGGGCATGCTGAGTGAAACCGAGATCCAGGCTATCCGCGGGTATATTGAATCCCATCCCGAGGTTAGAGAGCTTATTCTCTCCGGCGGGGACCCGCTGATGGTTCCTGACTCAAAACTGGAGCAAATCTTTCAGATGCTGGGGACTGCCGGAAACATAGCTGTAATGCGGATTTCCAGCCGGGTTCCTGTAGTGCTGCCCTCCAGGCTTACCGGGTCCCTTGTAGAAATGCTCTCCCGGTATCGACCGATCTGGATGGTTCTGCACATCAATCATCCGGCGGAGGTCAGTCCCCGGTTTGCTGACGGTATCAGAATGCTGGCAGAATCAGGTATTCCTCTGGTCAGCCAGACTGTTCTTTTAAAGGGTGTCAATGATTCAGTTAAAACCCTGGCGGAGCTTTTCTACCGCCTTATTGCCCTTGGGGTAAAACCCTACTATCTTTTTCAGGGAGATCTGGCTCCGGGGACCTCTCATCTGCGTGTTTCTCTTTCCCGGGGACTTGAGCTTTTTAAAGAGCTTGGTTCTCAGATTTCCGGATTGGCACTACCACACTATGCCATGGATCTTCCTGACGGCGGCGGAAAGGTCCGGCTGGGTGCGGGCAGTATTGCAGATGTCCGCGGTGGTGAGTATCATATTACGAGTGTCGACGGCAGGTTTTTCAGGTATCCCGTGGAACAGGACTGA
- a CDS encoding patatin-like phospholipase family protein, producing MKWALVLSGGGGSGLSHIGVLKGLETLNLKPDLIAGTSIGAVIGGAYACGMEVEDFEELLKDFKIHRYLEGRSFQFNIGAVTRFLQAQEAVNRMLMSRGADGGSRILELLYRITNNASFSETRIPFYCNAVDLRSGREILMHRGSVAEAVRASMAFPGVFTPVERDKLLLCDGAVADNLPVWIPRSLGIKRVIAVNVTPRKTAIDDDIANGFSIFLRAFTIACYGQARTSRDTPTLELVPQNIDRPFDFSSPGELIRAGCDAVMEQKTRIMKITTPWYRHLTG from the coding sequence ATGAAATGGGCACTGGTTCTATCCGGGGGCGGCGGCAGCGGCCTCTCCCATATAGGAGTCCTCAAAGGGCTTGAGACCCTTAATCTCAAACCGGACCTGATTGCAGGGACCTCCATCGGAGCCGTAATCGGCGGGGCATATGCCTGCGGCATGGAGGTGGAGGATTTCGAGGAGCTTCTCAAAGATTTCAAGATACACCGCTACCTTGAGGGTCGGAGCTTCCAGTTTAATATAGGAGCGGTTACCCGTTTTCTCCAGGCCCAGGAGGCGGTCAACCGTATGCTCATGAGCCGGGGGGCCGACGGCGGATCCAGAATTCTTGAACTTCTTTACCGCATAACAAATAACGCCTCTTTCTCTGAGACCCGGATTCCTTTCTACTGTAACGCCGTGGATTTAAGAAGCGGCAGGGAAATTCTCATGCACCGGGGATCGGTCGCCGAGGCGGTGAGGGCATCAATGGCTTTTCCAGGAGTTTTTACGCCGGTGGAACGGGACAAACTGCTGCTCTGCGACGGCGCGGTAGCTGACAACCTGCCGGTCTGGATTCCCCGCAGCTTAGGGATAAAACGGGTTATCGCCGTTAACGTGACCCCCAGAAAAACCGCGATTGATGATGATATCGCCAACGGGTTTTCCATCTTTTTACGGGCCTTCACTATCGCCTGCTACGGACAGGCCCGTACCTCACGGGATACACCGACATTGGAACTGGTTCCGCAGAATATTGACCGTCCTTTTGATTTTTCCTCCCCGGGGGAGCTGATCCGCGCCGGCTGCGATGCTGTAATGGAGCAAAAAACGAGAATCATGAAAATAACCACTCCCTGGTATCGGCACTTAACTGGGTAG
- a CDS encoding SPOR domain-containing protein — translation MEQQKLLWIVFALATGFLVVVAAAFILFVPPAETSVTEQSAAVVDKDVFDVTDYLKNGETPLKLEEPPDEDTSFVIGIADEEASLVPPAEQPGTEAVESAAAVPEPKPAVEVPKVSRAPEPAPVPAKPTPAKKVTITEYWIQAGSFTQRASAERARESLKEKEFDSVIFTRTINGTDYFRVRIGPYRHKAEAEKFLSYVKNISSFEGSQIFEVYVEKTL, via the coding sequence ATGGAACAGCAGAAACTTTTATGGATAGTTTTCGCCCTGGCAACAGGTTTTCTGGTTGTAGTTGCTGCGGCGTTTATATTATTTGTTCCCCCGGCGGAAACCTCGGTTACCGAACAGAGTGCCGCAGTAGTAGACAAAGATGTTTTTGACGTGACCGATTATCTGAAAAATGGAGAAACCCCTCTGAAACTCGAAGAGCCGCCGGATGAAGATACCAGCTTTGTGATCGGAATCGCGGACGAAGAAGCCTCGTTGGTTCCCCCTGCTGAACAGCCCGGGACTGAGGCAGTGGAAAGCGCGGCAGCGGTACCGGAACCGAAACCCGCAGTTGAAGTACCGAAAGTCAGCAGGGCTCCCGAGCCGGCTCCGGTTCCTGCGAAACCGACCCCTGCAAAAAAGGTGACCATTACCGAATACTGGATACAGGCGGGATCCTTTACCCAAAGGGCAAGTGCCGAAAGGGCACGGGAGAGCCTTAAGGAAAAAGAGTTTGACTCGGTAATCTTTACCAGAACCATAAACGGCACCGATTATTTCCGGGTCCGCATAGGGCCGTACCGCCACAAGGCTGAGGCGGAAAAGTTTCTCTCCTATGTCAAGAACATATCCAGCTTTGAAGGCAGTCAGATATTCGAGGTCTATGTGGAAAAGACCTTATAG
- the coaE gene encoding dephospho-CoA kinase (Dephospho-CoA kinase (CoaE) performs the final step in coenzyme A biosynthesis.), protein MSRIVGVAGLYCAGKSLAAEILRERGYEEIDVDVLGHAAREVKALEVLAAFGTTDRKELAEIVFADPEKRESLEAIVHPWMIDEVRRRVESLKQEGKNGVVNAALLFPMGLHTLCDKVLWVTAFLPLRFVRARRRDSVSLWGFFRRVCSQRKLYPQNFDGNVDICSVANNGKRRRFERRILELL, encoded by the coding sequence TTGAGCCGCATAGTAGGGGTGGCTGGCCTCTACTGTGCAGGTAAGAGTCTTGCGGCGGAAATTCTGCGGGAAAGAGGATATGAAGAGATCGATGTCGATGTTCTTGGACATGCCGCCAGAGAGGTCAAAGCCCTGGAGGTTTTAGCGGCTTTCGGTACCACTGACAGGAAGGAACTGGCAGAGATAGTCTTTGCTGACCCGGAAAAGCGCGAGAGCCTGGAAGCAATTGTACACCCCTGGATGATCGATGAGGTTCGGCGCCGGGTTGAGTCCCTGAAGCAGGAAGGAAAAAACGGTGTGGTTAACGCGGCGCTGCTCTTTCCCATGGGGCTCCATACGCTCTGCGACAAGGTTCTGTGGGTTACTGCTTTCCTGCCCCTGCGTTTCGTGCGTGCCAGGAGAAGGGATTCAGTCTCTTTATGGGGATTTTTTCGAAGAGTATGTTCCCAGCGAAAACTGTACCCTCAAAATTTCGATGGAAATGTCGATATATGTAGTGTAGCTAACAATGGCAAACGGCGCAGGTTTGAGCGCCGCATTCTGGAACTGTTGTAG
- the polA gene encoding DNA polymerase I produces MSKKLYLVDGYALIYRSYFAFIRKPLFNPQGKNSSAVFGFFRTLLSIIQQRSPESLAVVFDSMTPTFRHEKYPDYKATREKAPDDLHAQVPVIEEILSAMGISQLRQNGVEADDIIATYADRAADEGWDCVIITGDKDLMQLIGGNVTAMIPDKSGGYAEVGPAEVSEKWGVTPEQMLDYLSLVGDQSDNVPGVKGIGPKGAVDLISKFTSLEGIYENLDKLSPRQQEKFRQERDNAFLSKELISLKKDVQDLPEPEEFVLGDYDKEQVIRLFLREGATSLAEQLGTAKQVRAEKKEESYSKESSRYTALLASDELDELKKAVHKAKLFALDVETDSLDPMRAQPVGISIALEPGQAWYIPLKCEGTETLAEDRVRQMIAEILEKPDCTWIGQNLKYDYKVLKHWGITEINTILFDTMVAAWLLDSTANTFGMDALAERLLRYRTIHFNDVVPKGKAFHEVPLDQAVSYAAEDADITFRLYEYLKPKLEEESLAGTFCDLEMPVTRVLAEMEYAGIGLDGASLERYGKELAQSLNGIQKEIWDLCGREFNINSTKQLQVVLFEERKLSPVKKTKTGYSTDTSVLEQLAEEDPVPQLILRHRGLAKLKSTYVDTLPKEINPHTGRIHTSFLQTGTATGRLASKNPNLQNIPVRDEAGRAIRSAFIPKKGHRFISADYAQIELAVFAHLSGDEALSRAFEKGTDIHRQTAALIFGVDESAVNPEQRRVAKTINFGVIYGMSPFRLSNELRISRSDAASFIEAYFAQYPKVRAFIDTTIAEAEKSTYVRTLMGHRRFVPGITSRNKTEKSGAERIAVNTPVQGSAADIVKAAMLKLDKALNDGGYRTKLLLQVHDELILEAPEDEVEEVSELVVETMQSAVELSVPLKVSIESGDSWGAVH; encoded by the coding sequence ATGTCAAAAAAACTCTATCTTGTAGACGGATACGCCCTTATTTATCGTTCCTATTTCGCATTTATCCGCAAACCCCTGTTTAATCCTCAAGGAAAAAACAGTTCGGCTGTTTTTGGTTTTTTTCGTACCCTGCTGAGCATTATACAGCAGCGGTCACCCGAATCCCTGGCCGTGGTTTTTGATTCCATGACGCCGACCTTTCGTCACGAAAAGTATCCCGACTATAAGGCCACCCGCGAAAAGGCTCCCGACGACCTGCACGCTCAGGTGCCGGTAATCGAGGAGATCCTCAGCGCAATGGGCATCTCTCAGCTGAGGCAAAACGGGGTCGAGGCGGACGACATCATCGCAACCTACGCCGACCGGGCAGCTGATGAAGGGTGGGACTGCGTTATAATCACCGGAGACAAGGACCTTATGCAGCTGATCGGCGGGAATGTTACAGCCATGATTCCCGACAAAAGCGGAGGATACGCCGAGGTCGGGCCCGCGGAGGTTTCTGAAAAATGGGGTGTCACTCCAGAGCAGATGCTGGATTACCTCTCCCTGGTAGGCGATCAGTCGGACAACGTGCCCGGGGTAAAAGGAATCGGCCCCAAGGGCGCAGTGGACCTTATCAGCAAATTCACCAGCCTTGAAGGAATCTACGAAAACCTCGATAAGCTGAGCCCCAGGCAGCAGGAAAAATTCCGGCAGGAGCGGGACAACGCTTTCTTAAGCAAAGAGCTGATCAGTCTGAAGAAGGACGTTCAGGATCTGCCTGAACCGGAGGAGTTCGTCCTTGGGGACTATGACAAGGAACAGGTTATCCGGCTTTTCTTAAGGGAGGGTGCTACAAGCCTTGCGGAACAGCTGGGAACGGCGAAGCAGGTACGGGCGGAAAAGAAGGAGGAGAGTTATTCAAAGGAAAGCTCGCGGTATACCGCCCTCCTTGCTTCTGATGAATTGGATGAGCTGAAAAAGGCCGTTCACAAGGCAAAACTCTTTGCCCTGGACGTGGAAACCGACTCTCTGGATCCCATGCGGGCTCAGCCTGTGGGAATCTCCATCGCCCTCGAACCGGGGCAGGCCTGGTATATTCCCCTTAAATGCGAGGGAACAGAAACCCTTGCGGAAGACAGGGTGCGGCAGATGATCGCGGAAATCCTGGAGAAACCGGACTGCACCTGGATTGGCCAGAATCTTAAATACGATTATAAGGTCCTCAAGCACTGGGGAATTACGGAGATCAACACCATTTTATTTGACACCATGGTAGCGGCCTGGCTTCTTGATTCCACCGCCAATACCTTTGGCATGGACGCCCTGGCTGAGCGCCTGCTCCGCTATCGTACCATTCATTTTAATGATGTTGTGCCGAAAGGAAAGGCTTTTCATGAAGTCCCCCTGGACCAGGCTGTTTCCTATGCCGCGGAGGATGCAGATATCACCTTCAGGCTCTACGAATACCTTAAGCCCAAGCTGGAGGAAGAATCCCTCGCCGGGACGTTCTGCGACCTGGAAATGCCGGTAACCCGGGTATTGGCAGAGATGGAGTATGCCGGGATCGGTCTTGACGGAGCATCTCTGGAGCGCTACGGAAAGGAGCTTGCACAATCCCTGAATGGAATACAGAAGGAGATCTGGGATCTCTGCGGCCGGGAGTTTAACATCAACTCCACTAAGCAGCTGCAGGTGGTCCTCTTTGAAGAGCGGAAGCTCAGCCCTGTAAAAAAGACCAAAACCGGCTATTCTACCGATACCTCCGTACTTGAACAACTGGCCGAAGAGGATCCTGTTCCTCAGCTCATCCTGCGGCACAGGGGGCTGGCAAAGCTTAAATCAACCTACGTTGATACCCTGCCTAAGGAGATTAATCCTCATACCGGGCGCATTCACACCAGTTTTCTGCAGACCGGTACCGCCACGGGGCGTCTTGCCAGTAAAAATCCGAATCTGCAGAACATCCCGGTCAGGGACGAGGCCGGCCGGGCTATACGGAGCGCTTTTATTCCGAAAAAGGGGCACCGCTTTATCAGCGCTGATTATGCCCAGATCGAACTCGCGGTTTTCGCCCACCTCTCGGGGGATGAGGCATTAAGCAGGGCCTTTGAAAAGGGTACGGATATCCATCGGCAGACTGCCGCCCTGATTTTCGGAGTGGATGAATCAGCGGTGAATCCGGAACAGCGCCGGGTTGCCAAAACAATCAACTTCGGCGTGATCTACGGCATGAGCCCGTTCCGGCTCTCTAATGAACTGCGTATTTCCCGTTCCGACGCTGCCAGCTTTATTGAGGCCTATTTTGCCCAGTACCCTAAAGTCAGGGCTTTTATCGATACCACTATTGCCGAGGCGGAGAAAAGCACTTATGTCCGAACCTTAATGGGACACCGCCGCTTTGTTCCCGGTATCACCAGCCGTAACAAGACAGAAAAAAGCGGTGCCGAGCGAATAGCGGTAAATACTCCGGTACAGGGATCCGCAGCCGATATAGTCAAAGCGGCCATGCTTAAACTCGACAAAGCCCTCAATGACGGTGGCTACCGAACAAAACTGCTGCTTCAGGTGCATGATGAGCTGATCCTCGAGGCTCCGGAGGATGAAGTTGAGGAGGTCTCCGAACTTGTTGTCGAGACCATGCAGTCGGCGGTTGAGCTTTCTGTTCCTTTAAAGGTGAGCATCGAGAGCGGCGACAGCTGGGGGGCCGTCCATTGA
- the fliS gene encoding flagellar export chaperone FliS, with translation MSPANPLNAYRETNIKTASPLKLVIMLYDEALRQIDTAIELMEKGDKRLDRVNNAIIRAQDMVTELTVSLDFEKGGDLAKNLNNIYFYINQQLLEANIRKKTEFLKPIRKMMAELREAWQQISVNSNASMDENAGSYRGVNIAG, from the coding sequence TTGAGTCCAGCAAACCCACTGAATGCGTACAGAGAGACCAATATTAAGACTGCAAGCCCCCTTAAGCTTGTGATCATGCTCTATGATGAAGCTCTGCGGCAGATAGATACTGCCATAGAGCTGATGGAGAAGGGCGACAAACGGCTTGACAGAGTCAATAATGCAATTATCCGTGCCCAGGATATGGTAACCGAACTTACGGTATCCCTGGATTTTGAAAAGGGCGGCGATCTTGCCAAGAACCTCAATAATATCTACTTCTATATTAATCAGCAGCTTCTGGAAGCCAATATTCGCAAAAAAACGGAGTTTCTCAAACCGATACGGAAAATGATGGCTGAATTGCGTGAGGCCTGGCAGCAGATATCGGTAAACTCCAATGCCTCCATGGACGAAAATGCCGGCAGCTACCGCGGCGTCAATATCGCCGGTTAA